From the Pongo pygmaeus isolate AG05252 chromosome X, NHGRI_mPonPyg2-v2.0_pri, whole genome shotgun sequence genome, one window contains:
- the LOC129024537 gene encoding cancer/testis antigen family 45 member A10 produces the protein MTDKTEKVSVDPETVFKRPRECDSPSYQKRQRMALLARKQGAGDSLIAGSAMSKEKKLMTGGALPPSQLDYQIDDFTGFSKDGMMQKPGSNAPVGGNVTSSFSGDDLECRETVPFPKSQEEINADIKCQVVKEIRCIGRKYEKIFKMLEGVQGPTEVRKRFFESIVKEAARCMRRDFVKHLKKKLKRMI, from the exons ATGACTGATAAAACAGAGAAGGTGTCTGTAGATCCTGAAACCGTGTTTAAACGTCCCAGGGAGTGTGACAGTCCTTCATATCAGAAAAGGCAGAGGATGGCCCTGTTGGCAAGGAAACAAGGAGCAGGAGACAGTCTTATTGCAGGCTCTGCCATGTCCAAAGAAAAGA AGCTTATGACAGGAGGTGCTCTTCCACCCAGCCAATTGGATTATCAGATTGATGACTTCACTGGTTTCAGCAAAGATGGGATGATGCAGAAACCTGGTAGCAATGCACCTGTGGGAGGAAACGTTACCAGCAGTTTCTCTGGAGATGACCTGGAATGCAGAGAAACAGTCCCTTTTCCTAAAAGCCAAGAAGAAATTAATGCTGATATAAAATGTCAAGTGGTGAAGGAAATCCGATGCATTGGACGAA aatatgaaaaaatcttcaaaatgctTGAAGGAGTGCAAGGACCTACTGAAGTCAGGAAACGATTTTTTGAATCCATCGTCAAGGAAGCAGCAAG ATGTATGAGACGAGACTTTGTTAAGCACCTTAAGAAGAAACTGAAACGTATGATTTGA
- the LOC129024538 gene encoding cancer/testis antigen family 45 member A10, protein MTDKTEKVSVDPETVFKRPRECDSPSYQKRQRMALLARKQGAGDSLIAGSAMSKEKKLMTGGALPPSQLDYQIDDFTGFSKDGMMQKPGSNAPVGGNVTSSFSGDDLECRETVPFPKSQEEINADIKCQVVKEIRCIGRKYEKIFKMLEGVQGPTEVRKRFFESIVKEAARCMRRDFVKHLKKKLKRMI, encoded by the exons ATGACCGATAAAACAGAGAAGGTGTCTGTAGATCCTGAAACCGTGTTTAAACGTCCCAGGGAGTGTGACAGTCCTTCATATCAGAAAAGGCAGAGGATGGCCCTGTTGGCAAGGAAACAAGGAGCAGGAGACAGTCTTATTGCAGGCTCTGCCATGTCCAAAGAAAAGA AGCTTATGACAGGAGGTGCTCTTCCACCCAGCCAATTGGATTATCAGATTGATGACTTCACTGGTTTCAGCAAAGATGGGATGATGCAGAAACCTGGTAGCAATGCACCTGTGGGAGGAAACGTTACCAGCAGTTTCTCTGGAGATGACCTGGAATGCAGAGAAACAGTCCCTTTTCCTAAAAGCCAAGAAGAAATTAATGCTGATATAAAATGTCAAGTGGTGAAGGAAATCCGATGCATTGGACGAA aatatgaaaaaatcttcaaaatgctTGAAGGAGTGCAAGGACCTACTGAAGTCAGGAAACGATTTTTTGAATCCATCGTCAAGGAAGCAGCAAG ATGTATGAGACGAGACTTTGTTAAGCACCTTAAGAAGAAACTGAAACGTATGATTTGA